Part of the Phacochoerus africanus isolate WHEZ1 chromosome 8, ROS_Pafr_v1, whole genome shotgun sequence genome is shown below.
ggtgtaggctggcagctgcagctccaattagacctccagcctgcggacctccatatgctgcaggtgcagccctaaaaagaccaaaaaaaaaaaaagatattattaagaaaataaaataaaataaccaaacacTAAAGCTAAATCTTCCACAGCAAAACCCTTTCATATTGATTCGCTGAAAACATTACTCATCCAGTTTAACAAAGGGCTCATCTTGACACAAAACTTCaaccatttctggagttcccgtcatggcacagatggttaacaaatccgactaggaaccatgaggttgcgggttcgatccctggcctcgttcagtgggttaaagatcctgcattgcagtgagctgtggtgtaggtcacagacacggctcggatcccacgttgctctgccgtaggctggtggctacagctccaattagacccctagcctgggaacctccatatgccatgggtgaggccctagaaaagacaaaaaaccaaccaacaaacaaaacttcaaccatttctttttttttttttttgtctttttgctatttcttgggccgctcccgcggcatatggaggttcccaggataggggtcgaatcggagctgtagccactggcctacgccagagccacagcaacgcaggatccgagctgagtctgcaaccaacaccacagttcacagcaacaccggatcgttaacccactgagcaagggcagggaacgaacccgcaacctcatggttcctagtcggattcgttaaccactgcaccatgacgggaactccaacttcaacCATTTCTAACACTTCTAAGGTTTCTCAACCCAAGAAATGCTTGTTAGCACCTGTCTATTATGTACCATATACTTAAATGTACAAGGCATTTTTTTTACCTGCTTCCAGAAGAAGGCTTGAAATAAAGAGGCTTGTAATCCAGTGGAGCTAAACCCTCTGATCCCACATAAAGCCCTGATTTCCGTGAAAACACGGACTCAGATTTTAACTATTTAGCAAAACCCTCTAACCTGGAGGCTGAGTCATTACCCAGTCACCTGGCATTCTGTCCCCAAAGCCAGCCAATCTTTAGCAACTCTGATCTGAAAAGAAGTCCTGCCAGCTGTTTCCCCTCCCTCTGAGAGCGACTCCCCAGTATGCTTGTCACCCATCTTTTACCCTGGGTGAAATCCTGGCTGGAAACCTGCTGATTATGCTTGTcgcaaagaaaagagaggaggtaGGGCCCTTCAGACCCTCCTAGAGTGAGGCAATAGCAGGGCCGGGGTTAGGGTGAGGCAAGCAGGGCTCAATGTTTAAGGAGGCGCCCACTCGAAGGTACCAGCCCTGTCTCTGCAGGGCCCTGAGAAGGAGTACTTCCTTAAATGTTGTGCCCTAGGTGCCTCTCTTGCCTCACCCTAGTCCTAGTCCTGGGTGACAGGCTACTCCTTCCTCCTACAGTGGCTCTGGGATGACAGGGCTGAGTCTCTCCCTCAGCTGTGACCTTGGAATTCAGACTCCCAGTCAAATTTTATGAGACTCTAGGCCAAAGGAGTTCCCCCAAGGCTATAGGAAACTCTGTAAGTGTTGACTGAAGGGGTTTAGCCAGAGACACACCTGCCCAGAGTCTCTCGGCCCAGTTGACCGTCTGGGTTTATGGCACCCTCCTCCCAGAGACAGGAACTCAGGGAACAGGAACCCAGGCCCTTGGACTCAGGAGCCCAGGGCCCCAACCCCCTCTTCCCTTTGGTGCAAGAAGACCAAGCCACCACCCTCTCGAGGACCAGCAGCTAACTCACGAAGTGCCCGAAGCGGATGGAGTCTCCATCCTCAATGTGCAAATCAGCCTGGGCCCCACTAAGGCGGGAGATGACAGACTGGCAGCCTGGAAGGAGGGACCGGAGCAGCCCGGAGCCCGTAATGTGGTCCGCATGGCAGTGGGTGTTCActaggagagagaggagggccaGGTTCTGGAGGACACGCAGGATTTCCAACCCCCGGCCCCCTCTTCCCTCAGACCCTGCAGTTCGACCCCGGCCCCCAGCTTCCCTCTTCACTCTACCGCCCCACCTCCTCAGGCCCAGACCCCGGCCCCCAGCTTCCCTCTTCACTCTACCGCCCCACCTCCTCAGGCCCAGAAGTATGGCCCCCAAACTGACCAGCATACAGCAGCCGCAGTCCCAGCTCCTTGACCAACTGGGCATCCCGATGCGCCGTCTCCAGAACTGGGTCTATCAGAATGGCCTCTCGGGACTCTCTGTCACCCAGGAGGTAAGTATAGGTGCAGCTCTTGGGCTCAAACagctgggaaaggggaggggggcaggttaAGGCACAGAACCAGACTCCCACTCACTGCGGACCGACCCCGAGTCCAGGCTTCAACTTGATTCTCCTCCTAAGATCCAGAAGCAGAAACtccagccccctctccctccttctcagaGTCAGGAGTCTGGGACCTCCAAACTTTACTCCGTCTGAACCAATGAGTCCCAACTTCCATCCATCCCCAAATCTGGGTCCCCATCACCCTCTTCTGGAACGGACGCAGAAGTCCGGCCCCAAGCCCAGGGGGTCCTAGAACTCTCCCCTTTAAAGGACGCCGGAGTCCAGCCCTACGCCCCTTTCCGCAAAGATCCAAGCTTCGGAGCCCTGGTATCTCTCTTGATTTTAAAGACCCTGGAGTTCCGCCCCTGAGCCGCTCCTGAGTCCAGCCATCACGAACCTGCCGTAGGAGGATGGGGGCTCCAGACCCACAGTGTTGGCTGAGCTGTCGCCCAGCGACCCTCAGAGCGGCCATCGCGCCCGCGTCTGGGTGGAGACAGAGCTGAATCTGAACGCCCGCGGAAGCCCGGTGCACCCAGGGCTGACCCCGGAGGGGCGGGGCGGACGGGGCGGGGCCCGCCTTAAAGGGCCCGGGAGGTCCTGGGGGTGAGGACGCGGACGgacgggaaagggctgggggcgATAGAGAGACTTCTGAGACAGAAAACCGTGAGATCTAGGAAAACAAAGAACAGGGAGAcaccaaatccgactagtacccaggagaatggaggacgggggttcgatccctggcctcgctctgtaggctggcagctacatctcggttttgacccctagcctgagagcttccatcaaccgagagagcggccctaaaaggacaaaaaaaggggggacgGGGCGAGGGAGACACACTGAGAGAAGCACAAACTTCTCTCCCTAGAGAAGGGAAACCCAACAAGAGACCCCAGTACACTTCCCAGCAAgtggtgggaagaaaaaaaaaatgtatgttttggtgtcattagtgtcttttttttttctctttagggtcgcacccgaggcatatggaagttcccaggggtccaatcggagctacagctgccggccgtaTTCACGGCCACAgaaacaggggatccgagccgcgtctgtgacctacaccacaactcatggcaactctggatcgcttacccactgagcagggccagggatcaaacggcatcctcatgtatactagtcggatgtttccgctgcgccacgatggcaactccccagGGTCATTAGTGCCTTGAGGGGTTGTTGGGTGAGTCCCAGAACAATAGATTATctcattaaagtttatttttcgtttttaaattttattggtttttttttcttttcttttaatgggctacacccgcggcatagggaagttcccaggctaggagatgaataggagctgcagctgcccacctacaccacagctaagggcaacGCTGAGTCCTAGACCCGCCGTGTGAGGCCCGCATCCTCCTGGACTCTAgccgggttcattattgctgagccacaaggggaactcttgaTTACTGAATTTAATCCTAAcaaatctccattttataagtaaggaaactgaggcttagaaagatgACGTCACTTGCCCCAGGTTACACAGCTGGAAAGTGCCAGTCTTGATTCCAGTTACTCAAGtaatctggctccagagccccaaTTATCCTTCCATATAATTCCCACCGCTCCCAGGACTGGCCAGACCTTATAGATTATCAGGCTGAAGACCCACCCATGATGGGGTGGTTTATGGGAGCTTCGCTGTCATTCCTGTGCTGGGCGCGAAGGTGCGCCGTTACTTCCCAGGGGGCAAGGGTGCCAAGCAAGCCACCCCGCGCTTGCCACCAGGACCTCCAGCCAGGAACAAGGGCCCTGGACACTGCTGCCCTCCTCGCCCAGGTCCGTGGCACTGAGGTGGGAGGATCCCGAATCACCCAATGGCGAAGAGTCCCAGGCGCTATGCTAATAACGTGACTTTAATCTTCCGCTCGCTTTGAGTCGGGAGTCCATCTCCCATTCTCTCTCGAGGAAATGGCTAGGTTTTTCTTGCCAACGCCTTGAAACTGATTCGGGAGACGGGACTCAGAGGAATTCTCGAAAAGAAGGGAAAGTACACATGCTGAGCGCTGTCTCGGTGATCTCTGAGTGAGGTTTCCCCGTGTTAGCTCCTGCACGTGATTGACTCCAGTCAGCCACCGTAGGCCCCGCAAGCGGCGGTACTCTTTCCTCCGGTACTTAGGCTGACAGCTCTGCGCTTGCTCACCAACTTGCTGGCCTTGTGCACCCACCCACTCCTTCCATTTCATCTCCCCCGCAGCAGCCTCCGCGGGCCGCGACTGCGCATGCGTACTGACGCCCTCACCGGCTCGGCTTGGGAGGAGGGGATGGAAATGAGGCTGGGTCCAGCAGCTCGCGCGcgctccctcccccgccctctcGTCGCAGGGCGCGCGCCGGGCGGTGCAGCTCCTAGGAGTCCGAAGGCAGCACCGCAGTGGCAGCGGCCGCCGAGGGAGGGGCCCGGAGCCCCGCCCCCGGGGAGGGGCCGTCTGCAGGTGAGAAGGGCAGGGGTCTGGGCCCAGACGCCTGGGTCTTCGGGAAGTGGATTGGGGGCTGAACGCCAGAACTCCCGAAGAGGGATCGATTGGGGTCCTGATGCATAGGTTCCAGAGGGGCTGCACTGGCGCCTGAGCCTTGCGAGGATGCATTGGTGCCCGAATGCCCTGATCCCATGGGGTTCGTGGAGGCCAAGACGTTTGGGACCTCT
Proteins encoded:
- the ETHE1 gene encoding persulfide dioxygenase ETHE1, mitochondrial isoform X2, which translates into the protein MAALRVAGRQLSQHCGSGAPILLRQLFEPKSCTYTYLLGDRESREAILIDPVLETAHRDAQLVKELGLRLLYAVNTHCHADHITGSGLLRSLLPGCQSVISRLSGAQADLHIEDGDSIRFGHFALETRASPGHTPGCVTFVLNDQSMAFTGDALLIRGCGRTDFQQGCAKTLYHSVHERIFTLPGDCLIYPAHDYNDFAVPANMRCGVQTPPS